GGGGGCGAACCTGGCCGAGATGACCAATCTCGGCCTGCCGGTGCCGCCCGGTTTCACCATCTCCGCCGAGGCCTGCAAGGTCTACCTGGCCACCGGTTCGGTGCCCGCGGAGCTGGCCGACGAGATCGACCACCACGTCGACGCGCTGCAGCAGAAGATGGGCAAGAAGCTCGGCCAGGCCGACGACCCGCTGCTGGTCTCGGTCCGGTCGGGCGCCGCCGTGTCGATGCCCGGCATGATGGAGACCGTTCTCAACGTCGGCCTCAACGACGACTCGGTGAACGGCCTGGCGCACCAGTCGGGCAACGCCCGGTTCGCGTGGGACGCCTACCGGCGGCTGATCCAGATGTTCGGCAAGACCGTGCTGGGCATGGAAGGCGACGTCTTCGAGGACGCGATCGAGGCGGCCAAACAGGCCAAGGGCACCAGGAACGATCTCGACCTGGACGCCGACGATCTCGAGGCCCTGGTCGGCACCTTCAAGGCCGCCGTCCGTGAGCACACCGGCCGCGACTTCCCGCAGGACCCGCGCGAGCAGCTGGACCTGGCGACCGAGGCGGTGTTCGGCTCCTGGAACTCCGAGCGCGCCATCCTCTACCGCCGCCAGGAGCGGATCGCGGCCGACCTCGGGACCGCGGTGAGCGTCTGCTCGATGGTCTTCGGCAACCTCGGCATGGACTCCGGCACCGGCGTCGCGTTCACCCGCGACCCGTCCAGCGGCCAGCCCGGCGTGTACGGCGACTACCTGCAGAACGCGCAGGGCGAGGACGTCGTGGCCGGCATCCGCAACACGGTCCCGCTGGCCGACCTCGAGCAGATCGACAGGACGTCGTACGACGCGCTGATGGAGATCATGGCCACGCTCGAAGGCCACTACAAGGATCTGTGCGACATCGAGTTCACCGTCGAGCGCGGCAAGCTGTGGATGCTGCAGACGCGGGTCGGCAAGCGGACCGCGGCGGCCGCGTTCCGGATCGCCACCAGCCTGGTCGACGAGGGCATGATCGACACCGACGAGGCCCTGCGGCGGGTGAAGGGCGCGCAGCTCGCGCAGCTGATGTTCCCGCGGTTCGACTCCGACGCCTCCAAGGAGCTGATCACCAAGGCGATCGGCGCGTCGCCGGGTGCCGCCTCCGGCAAGGTCGTGTTCACCTCGGCCGCCGCCGTCGAGGCCGCCGACCGCGGCGAGAAGGTCATCCTGGTCCGGCGCGAGACGAACCCCGACGACCTGCACGGGATGATCGCGGCCCAAGGGATCCTGACGAGTCGGGGTGGCAAGACGTCGCACGCGGCCGTGGTCGCGCGCGGGATGGGCAAGACCTGCGTTTGCGGTGCCGACGACCTCGACGTGAACGTCGCGGCCGAGAAAGTCACCGTGAACGGGACGACGTTCGGTCCCGGCGAGGTGATCTCGATCGACGGTACGACGGGCGAGGTGTTCCTCGGTGAGGTGCCGGTCGTTCCGTCGCCGGTCGTGCAGTACTTCGAGGGGTCGCTCGCGCCGGACGCCGGCGACGAGCTGGTAGCGGCCGTGCACCGGCTGATGACGCACGCCGACGAGATCCGGCGGCTCGGCGTACGGACGAACGCGGACACGGCCGACGACGCGGCGCGGGCCCGGCGGTTCGGTGCCCAGGGCATCGGTCTGTGCCGGACCGAGCACATGTTCCTCGGCGAACGGCGGGAGTCGGTCGAGCGGCTGATCCTGTCCGAGAACGCCGCCGAGCGGGAGGCCGCGCTGGCCGAGCTGGAGCCCTTGCAGCGGGGGGATTTCCTGGAGCTGCTGGAGGCGATGGACGGGCTGCCGGTGACGATCCGGCTGATCGATCCGCCGCTGCACGAGTTCCTGCCGTCGATGGAGGACCTCGCGGTGAAGGTCGCGCTGGCCAAGGAGCGCGGCGAGGAGCCGGGGCACGAGGTCAAGCTGCTGGCCGCGGTCCAGCGGCTGCACGAGCAGAACCCGATGCTCGGGCTGCGGGGTGTGCGGCTCGGGCTGATGATTCCGGGGCTGTTCGCGATGCAGGTGCGGGCGATCGCCTCGGCGGCAGCCGAGCTGCGGAAGGCCGGCAAGGACCCGCGACCGGAGATCATGATCCCGCTGGTGGGTGCGATCCAGGAACTGCAGCTGGCCCGCGACGAGGTGGAACGGGTGCTGGCTGAGGTCGCGGCCAACGCGACACCTGCGGGCGCGACGGTTACTACAGAGGGTGGCGCGGGGGCCGACGAGGGCGGTGTGGGTGCCGGCGGCGGCGATGCGATTGCCGATCGAGGCGGTGTCGAGTGGAGCACGCCGATCGGCACGATGATCGAGCTGCCTCGGGCTGCCGTCATCGCGGACCAGATCGCCGAGGCCGCGGACTTTTTCTCGTTCGGGACCAACGACCTGACCCAGACCACCTGGGGCTTCAGTCGCGACGACGTCGAGGGCTCGTTCTTCTCGCGCTACCTGGAGAAGGGCATCTTCGCCGTCTCCCCGTTCGAGTCGATCGACCGCGAGGGCGTCGGCAGCCTGGTCCGGACCGGCGTCGAGCGCGGCCGGGCCACCCGCCCGGACCTCAAGCTCGGCATCTGTGGCGAGCACGGTGGCGACCCCGACAGCATCCACTTCTTCCACGAGGTCGGCCTGGACTACGTGTCCTGCTCCCCGTTCCGCATCCCGGTGGCCCGCCTGGAAGCCGGCCGCGCCACCTTGGACTGAGCGCCGGCCGGGCGTCGTACACAGTCCGTACGACGCCCGCCAAGCGCTAGCCTGCTCGCATGGGGCGGTTGCGGGAGACCTTCGGGGAAGACGCCGAGCTGTACGACCGCGTGCGGCCGTCGTACCCGATCCGCGTGTACGACGACGTGGCGCGGATGCTCGGGCCGGTCGCGCGGCCGCGGGTGCTGGAGATCGGGTGCGGGACCGGGCAGGCGACCGCGCCGATGGTGCGGCGTGGGTGGTCGGTCAAGGCGGTCGAGCTGAGTCCGGCGCTCGGCGGGATCGCGCGCGACAAGCTGCCCGAGCTCGAGGTGATCGTCGCCGACTTCGACACCTGGCCGCTGCCGGCCGAGCGGTTCGACCTGGTGCTGTCGGCGACGGCGTTCCACTGGCTCGATCCGGCGACGCGGGTCGGCAAGGCGGCCGACGCGTTGCGCCCGGGCGGCGTACTGGCGGTGGTGTCGACGCATCACGTTGCCGGTGGCAGCTCGGAGTTCTGGACCGACGTCCAGGACTGCTACGAGCGGTTCACCGACGACACCGACCGGCGTGGTCTGCCGGCGGGAGACTCGGTGGCGGGCGACGAGGAGGAGATCGCGGCGTCCGGACGGTTCGAGCCGGCGCAGGTGCGCCGGTACGAGTGGGAGCTGACCTACTCGGCGGCCGAGTACCTCGATTTGCTGTCGTCGTACTCGGGGCACCGGGCCTTGACAGAGCAGGCGCGTGACGGTCTGTACACCTGTATCCGGGCCCTGATCGAGGCGTCCGGTGGTTCGGTCACTAAGCGTTACCTGACGCTGCTGACCGCAGCAAATCGTCTTCACCAACCTCTTGCGTTGGGCTGATCCGGCAGTCCAAGATAGCCGGGCGGGAAGGGCATCACACGTCGACTTTCGGGTCTGACTCGAACCAGCCGCTGTGGCGGCTCGTGACTCCCTTCCCGCACCAAATTCCCTTGTGTCGTTGGGTTTTCGCGCACTCTTGTAGAGTTGCGGGCATGGCCCTCTTCGCTGTGCAGCTGACGTTCGACCCGTCCGACTCCGAGGCACGGATGCAGGTCCGTCCGGCCCACCGGGACTACCTGGCTTCCCTCAAGGAAGCCGGCAAGCTCGTCGAGGCCGGACCGTTCGCCGACGAGTCCGGCGCGCTGCTGATCTACGACGTCGCCGACGAGGCCGAGCTGCGCGACATCCTGGCGAAGGACCCGTACACCCCGGCCGGGGTGTACGAGCTGGCCACCCTCAAGGAGTGGAACCAGGTCTTCACCGCTTAGGGTGTGTCTCCCTAGGCCTCGGCGGCCTCGAGATCGAGGTAGTCGACGTACGCCCAGAACCAGCTGAGCGGGCCGAGCACGAGCTCCGGCTCGCCGCCGTCGTCCTCGATGAACAGCAGCGTGCCGGTGCCGCCCTTGATGTCCTCGAGCACGGCACCGCACACCTCGAGCGCGGCCTCGAACGGGACCAGCTCGGGCCCGCTCTCCCAGCGCGGCTTCGGCAGTGGCAGCACCGGCGCGTCGTCGGTGCCGTTCATGTCGACCGAGACCTGCTGCAGCATCTCGTACAGGTCGTAGGAGATCAGCCCGGCCAGCGGGTGCCCGTCGACGCCGATCAGGTACGGGTCGTCGGCACCGCCGCGGAAGCTGTCGCGGACCTCGGGCAGCGCCGCGGCCAGGTCGTCGATCTCCAGGTACGGCGCTTCGGTCAGCTCTTCGCCCTCGTCGCTCATCAGCCCGCTGCGCATCTGGTCGAACTGGTGCAGCAGTTCGGACAGCTCCCCGTGGGCGCCGCCGTTCGGGGCCTTCTGCGCGCGCTCCTCGAGCCCGCGCAGGTGCTCGATCAGGTCGTCCTCGAAGTGCAGGTCGTACTTCGGCAGGCCCGGCTCACGGCCGGCGTTGATCTGCGCGACCAGCTGCGTGGAGATCGGGCCCAGCCGCTCGGCCAGCACCTCCAGCGGCGTGGTCGGCTTCTCCTCGTCGTCGTGCGCGCAGGAGTCGTCCTCCTCGGTGCCGCCGCCTTCCATCGCGAGCAGCACCGAGAACGCCGGGAAGGCGATCAGCGCGGCGGTCGCGAGCATGCCGTCGCCGATCAGCATCAGCGGGTTGCCGCCGGCCTCGGTCCGGCGCAGGTGGTCGGGCAGCAGAACGGCCGCCTGCTCGACGTTCACCTGGCTGGCCAGCGAGCTCAGGCCGTGGTCGGTGTCGACGCCGAGCAGCTCGACCAGGGTCTCCGAGCTCATGTCGAAGTTCGAGCGCAGGTAGTACCGCAGCCAGCCGGCGTCGACCGGGTTGCCGAGCAGCTCGGCGATCCGGGCGCGGAAGTCGGCCAGGTCCGCGATCGCCAGCACGACCAGCACCGGCTGGTCGCCGTCACCGATCACCAGCGGGCGGGTGTCGCCGTTGTGGAAGCCCTCGATCACCTGCGCGAGGCTGTCGGCGGCTGCTTCGAGAGGCCAGGACTCGGCCTCGAACTCGGTCACACCGGCGGCGGTGCTGACGTCGTCGGGCATCTGCTGGTCCTCTCCGATGGCGGCGGCGGGGTGGCGCTAACTTTAGTGTCCTCCGAAGGGAGCTCGTGCACATCTCCGGCGCCCAGGCACGCACCTCGCGGCGTTGGAGAAGCGGCCACGATGCTTCGCATCGAGTCCACTTCTCCGCCTTGCGATGCACGCACCTGGACACCGGAGCTGAAGCACGATCTCCCTTCGGAGGACACTAGGGGGCGGCGGTGTTGCCGGGGGTGGCTGGTCGGTGCGGCGTGACATTGACTACGCTGTAGGCGGCGGGTCGGTGCAGTGGTATCTCACATGTGAGATAAGGTCCGGCGCATGACCGATGACTACCTGAGCCGGATCGGCAACCTGATCCGGGACGCCCGCAAGCACCGCGGCTGGACGCAGACCCAGCTCGCCGATGTGCTCGGCACGAGCCAGAGTGCTGTGAACCGGATCGAAAAGGGTCATCAGAACCTCACTCTCGAGATGCTCGCCCGGATCGGCGAGGCCCTCGACTCCGAAATTGTCTCTCTCGGTGGCGGTCCGGTCCACCTCCGTGTCGCCGGCGGCCGGCAGTTGTCCGGATCGATCGACGTCAAGTCGTCGAAGAACGCCGGTGTCGCGCTGCTGTGCGCCAGCCTGCTGAACAAGGGCCGCACCACGCTGCGCAAGGTCGCGCGGATCGAGGAGGTCAACCGGCTGCTCGAGGTGCTGAACTCGATCGGCGTGAAGACCACCTGGCTGAACGACGCCGGCGACCTGGAGATCGTCCCGCCGGAGCACCTGAACCTGGGCGGCATGGACGCCGAGGCTGCCCGTCGTACGCGCTCCATCATCATGTTCCTCGGCCCGCTGCTGCACCGCGAGGACACCTTCGCCCTCCCGTACGCCGGTGGCTGCGACCTCGGCACCCGGACGGTCGAGCCGCACATGTCGGCGCTGCGCCCGTTCGGCCTGGAGATCAAGGCGACCGCGGGGGAGTACCACGCGGTGGTCAACCGGGCGATCACGCCGGGCAAGCCGATCGTGCTGACCGAGCGCGGCGACACCGTGACCGAGAACGCGATCATGGCCGCCGCCCGGTACGACGGCGTGACGGTGATCCGCAACGCCTCGTCCAACTACATGGTCCAGGACCTCTGCTTCTACCTCGACCTGCTCGGCGTGCGGATCGACGGGGTCGGCTCGACCACGCTGACCGTGCACGGCACCCCGGAGATCGACGTCGACGTCGACTACGCGCCGTCCGAGGACCCGATCGAGGCGATGAGCCTGCTCACCGCCGCGATCGTCACCAGCTCGGAGATCACCATCCGGCGCGCGCCGGTGGAGTTCCTGGAGATCGAGCTGGCGCTGCTGGAGGAGATGGGCCTGGACTACAGCCGCTCCGAGGAGTACCTGGCCGAGAACGGCCGGACCCGGCTGGTCGACCTGACCACCCGCCCGTCGACGCTGCACGCGCCGATCGACAAGATCCACCCGATGCCGTTCCCTGGGCTGAACATCGACAACCTGCCGTTCTTCGCGGTCATCGCGGCGACGGCGACCGGCCAGACCCTGATCCACGACTGGGTCTACGAGAACCGCGCGATCTACCTGACCGACCTGAACAAGCTCGGCGGCCGCGTCAAGCTCCTCGACCCGCACCGCGTGATGGTCGAGGGCCCGACGCACTTCTCCGGCGCCGAGATCATGTGCCCGCCGGCGCTGCGGCCCGCCGTGGTCACCCTGATCGCGATGATGGCGGCCAAGGGCACCTCGGTCCTGCGCTCGGTCTACGTCATCAACCGCGGCTACGAGGACCTGGCGACCCGGCTGAACTCGCTAGGCGCCCAGATCGAGACGTTCCGCGACATCTGAGTTCCGCACGAAGGCGACGGCCTCGGCCACCACGTCCGGATCGATCATGATCCGGCGATGGCCGAGGCCGTTGGTCTGCCGGTACGTCGCGCGGTCGCCGTACCGGCTGAGCAGGATCGGCGCCTGGGCCGGGTCCACTACGTCGTCCTCGTCGTTGTGGATCGAGAGGAGGTCGATGTCGCCCTGCGCGACCGAGTACTTGGTCCAGATCTCGGGGTCGCCGCCGAACAGCTTGCGCTCGATCCGGCGGCGGAGCGCCTGGTTGGTCCTCGCGGTCAGCCCGAGTCCCCGGCAGAACGCGTCGGCGAGGTAGCCGAACTCGGCGAAGCCGCTGATCGTGACGACGCGCTCGGCGTGCACGTCCCCGCGCAGCGCGTACAGCGCGAACGGGACGCCGAGCGAGTGCGCGATGACGCCGTCGAACGCGCCGTACTGCGTGGCGAGCTGGTTGATGATGCGCTCGTGGTCGAGGATCGTGCCGGCGCGGCCGGGGGAGTCGCCGTGGCCGGGAGCGTCGTACGAGACCGGGCTGTAGCCGAGGTCGACCAGTTGCTCGATGAATCGGGCGAACCGGGAGGCCCGCGAGCGCCAGCCGTGCACGAGCAGGACCGGGCGTTTCCCGTCACCCCACGCGTAGGTCACCACGCCGTCGACGATGTCGACCCGCGCCTTGCGGTGTACCTCGAGCTCCGTCGCGCGGACCTTCCCGCGACGGAGGGGCCGCCGCCACAGCTCGAAGGCCAACCGCCCGGCGACCTCCGGTGAAACCACGGCGACTGTGCGCAGGCCGGCGCCGACCGCTTGGGTCATCACTTCTCCTCACCTGCCAGGCACATCGCTGCATCCGCTTCGTCGAAAGCTCGGGGATCAGACACAGTTCCTCAATCCGGAGTAAACTATACGAACGGTCGTATTATTAGTTTGCGTGAGCCGATCCGTCAACACCCTTAGGATCAGCTCGGCAGAGGAGGTGACGATGGAGACGACGCGCGTCGACGGGCGTCTGGTCCGCGGCGACCAGACCCGCCGTGCCGTTCTGCGCCGTGCCGTCGACATCGCCTCGGTCGACGGGCTCGAAGGGCTTTCGATCGGCCGGCTCGCCAAGGATCTGGAGATCAGCAAGAGCGGGCTCTTCGCGCACTTCGGCTCCAAGGAGGAGCTCCAGCTCGCGACCATCCGTGCCGCCCGCCGCATCTACGCCGACGCGGTCGTCACCCCCGCCTTCGCCGTACCGCCCGGCCTCGCGCGGGTCTGGGCGCTGGGGGATCGCTGGCTCGACTACTCCCGCGAGCGGGTGTTCCCGGGCGGCTGCTTCTTCGCCAAGACCTCCCACGAGTTCGGCGCGCGGCCCGGCGTGGTTCGCGACTACCTGTCCGAGGTCAACGTGGAGTGGATGGGCCTGATCGAGCAAACCATCACCGAGGCTGTGGAGCTGGGCGAGCTGGCGGCCGACGTACCGGCGCTGGCCTTCGAGCTCAACGCGTTCTACGACTCGGCCAACCTTGCCTCTCTGCTCCGGGACGACCACGAGACGATCTACGGCCAGGCGCGTGAATCGATCCGGACCCGGTTGAATTCAGCTGCGCCTGCTGAGATCCCGCGGCCCTGGTAGTTCGTCGTACCGGTGGGTGGGGAGGTCTCGCCGGCCGCGGATCGGTGAGCAGAGCAAGACCAGGCCGGCCAGCGGGATGCCGGCGGTGGTGATCCAGAGGGCGGGCGTCAGGCCGAGGAACTGCCCGAGCGTGCCACCGAGGAGAGCGCCCAGCGGGATCGTGCCGTAGTTGACGAAGGACGACGTCGCGGTCAGCCGGCCGAGGAGGTCCGGCGGGCAGTACGACTGGTAGAAGGTGGCCTTGACGACGTTTCCGGCGACCACGCCGACGCCGATGGAGAACGCTCCCGCTAGGTAGAACCACGGGCTGATCGTGCTCAGGGGGATCAGCAGGGCAAGGGTTGGCAGGCCCAGCTCGGCCAGCAGGATGGTGCGGGCGGTGCCGAAGCGGGTCATCAGGCGGCGGGCCGCGAAGGCGCCGACGATGCCGCCGCTGCCGGCCGCGGCGATGAGGGCGCCAACGGTGCCGGGGGTGAGGCCGACCTCGCGGACGAGGAAGACGACGGCGATCGACTGGTAGCCCATCAGGGCCAGGTTCGAGACGGCGCCGAAGAGTGTGAGGGTGCGGAGCCAGACGTCCTGGGCGACGAGGCGGAGACCTTCGCCGATCTCGGTGTTGATCGCGGGGCGGCGGACCGGCGTACGGCGTGGTTCGCGGTGGTGGATCGCGGCCAGGCAGGCCAGGGCGATGAGGAAGGTGGCGGCGTCGACCAGGAGGCCGTTGACCGGGCCGGCGAGCTGGATGATCAGGCCGCCGCAGGCGGCACCCGCGATCTGGGCGGCGGAGGCGCTGCCGTGGAGCTTGGCGTTGCCCTCGGCGTGGTCGGCCGGATCGATCAGGGTCGGCAGGTACGCCGTGTAGGCGGTCTGGAAGAGCACGGCCGCGACACCGGTCAGGACAACGGCCGCCAGGAGGAAGTGGACCGTCAACCGGCCCGCGAGGTGAGCCAGCGGGACCAGCGTGAGCAGCAGGAACGACGACGCGGCGGCGGCCAGCATGATCGGGCGGCGGGGAAGCCGATCGACCCACGCGCCGACCGGAAGACCGATCACCAGCCAGGGCAGCCAGGCGAACGCCGTCAGCAGGCCGACCTGGAAGGTCGTTGCTTCCAGCACCGAAATCGCGACCAGCGGGACCGCGACCCCGGAGACGGCGGTGCCGAATCTGCTCGCCGTCTCGCCGGTCCAGAGCAACCGGAAGTCGCGATGCCTGCGTAGGAGACTCATGGGTGAAGCTCGCGATCGGACCCGTGGGCCGGATCGGCTGCACCACGTGCATCCGCCGCGCGGGCGGGTGCGTCG
The Kribbella italica DNA segment above includes these coding regions:
- a CDS encoding helix-turn-helix domain-containing protein, with product MTDDYLSRIGNLIRDARKHRGWTQTQLADVLGTSQSAVNRIEKGHQNLTLEMLARIGEALDSEIVSLGGGPVHLRVAGGRQLSGSIDVKSSKNAGVALLCASLLNKGRTTLRKVARIEEVNRLLEVLNSIGVKTTWLNDAGDLEIVPPEHLNLGGMDAEAARRTRSIIMFLGPLLHREDTFALPYAGGCDLGTRTVEPHMSALRPFGLEIKATAGEYHAVVNRAITPGKPIVLTERGDTVTENAIMAAARYDGVTVIRNASSNYMVQDLCFYLDLLGVRIDGVGSTTLTVHGTPEIDVDVDYAPSEDPIEAMSLLTAAIVTSSEITIRRAPVEFLEIELALLEEMGLDYSRSEEYLAENGRTRLVDLTTRPSTLHAPIDKIHPMPFPGLNIDNLPFFAVIAATATGQTLIHDWVYENRAIYLTDLNKLGGRVKLLDPHRVMVEGPTHFSGAEIMCPPALRPAVVTLIAMMAAKGTSVLRSVYVINRGYEDLATRLNSLGAQIETFRDI
- the ppdK gene encoding pyruvate, phosphate dikinase translates to MPKLVYDFAEGNKDLKELLGGKGANLAEMTNLGLPVPPGFTISAEACKVYLATGSVPAELADEIDHHVDALQQKMGKKLGQADDPLLVSVRSGAAVSMPGMMETVLNVGLNDDSVNGLAHQSGNARFAWDAYRRLIQMFGKTVLGMEGDVFEDAIEAAKQAKGTRNDLDLDADDLEALVGTFKAAVREHTGRDFPQDPREQLDLATEAVFGSWNSERAILYRRQERIAADLGTAVSVCSMVFGNLGMDSGTGVAFTRDPSSGQPGVYGDYLQNAQGEDVVAGIRNTVPLADLEQIDRTSYDALMEIMATLEGHYKDLCDIEFTVERGKLWMLQTRVGKRTAAAAFRIATSLVDEGMIDTDEALRRVKGAQLAQLMFPRFDSDASKELITKAIGASPGAASGKVVFTSAAAVEAADRGEKVILVRRETNPDDLHGMIAAQGILTSRGGKTSHAAVVARGMGKTCVCGADDLDVNVAAEKVTVNGTTFGPGEVISIDGTTGEVFLGEVPVVPSPVVQYFEGSLAPDAGDELVAAVHRLMTHADEIRRLGVRTNADTADDAARARRFGAQGIGLCRTEHMFLGERRESVERLILSENAAEREAALAELEPLQRGDFLELLEAMDGLPVTIRLIDPPLHEFLPSMEDLAVKVALAKERGEEPGHEVKLLAAVQRLHEQNPMLGLRGVRLGLMIPGLFAMQVRAIASAAAELRKAGKDPRPEIMIPLVGAIQELQLARDEVERVLAEVAANATPAGATVTTEGGAGADEGGVGAGGGDAIADRGGVEWSTPIGTMIELPRAAVIADQIAEAADFFSFGTNDLTQTTWGFSRDDVEGSFFSRYLEKGIFAVSPFESIDREGVGSLVRTGVERGRATRPDLKLGICGEHGGDPDSIHFFHEVGLDYVSCSPFRIPVARLEAGRATLD
- a CDS encoding YciI family protein — protein: MALFAVQLTFDPSDSEARMQVRPAHRDYLASLKEAGKLVEAGPFADESGALLIYDVADEAELRDILAKDPYTPAGVYELATLKEWNQVFTA
- a CDS encoding alpha/beta hydrolase, which codes for MTQAVGAGLRTVAVVSPEVAGRLAFELWRRPLRRGKVRATELEVHRKARVDIVDGVVTYAWGDGKRPVLLVHGWRSRASRFARFIEQLVDLGYSPVSYDAPGHGDSPGRAGTILDHERIINQLATQYGAFDGVIAHSLGVPFALYALRGDVHAERVVTISGFAEFGYLADAFCRGLGLTARTNQALRRRIERKLFGGDPEIWTKYSVAQGDIDLLSIHNDEDDVVDPAQAPILLSRYGDRATYRQTNGLGHRRIMIDPDVVAEAVAFVRNSDVAERLDLGA
- a CDS encoding class I SAM-dependent methyltransferase, producing the protein MGRLRETFGEDAELYDRVRPSYPIRVYDDVARMLGPVARPRVLEIGCGTGQATAPMVRRGWSVKAVELSPALGGIARDKLPELEVIVADFDTWPLPAERFDLVLSATAFHWLDPATRVGKAADALRPGGVLAVVSTHHVAGGSSEFWTDVQDCYERFTDDTDRRGLPAGDSVAGDEEEIAASGRFEPAQVRRYEWELTYSAAEYLDLLSSYSGHRALTEQARDGLYTCIRALIEASGGSVTKRYLTLLTAANRLHQPLALG
- a CDS encoding MFS transporter; translated protein: MSLLRRHRDFRLLWTGETASRFGTAVSGVAVPLVAISVLEATTFQVGLLTAFAWLPWLVIGLPVGAWVDRLPRRPIMLAAAASSFLLLTLVPLAHLAGRLTVHFLLAAVVLTGVAAVLFQTAYTAYLPTLIDPADHAEGNAKLHGSASAAQIAGAACGGLIIQLAGPVNGLLVDAATFLIALACLAAIHHREPRRTPVRRPAINTEIGEGLRLVAQDVWLRTLTLFGAVSNLALMGYQSIAVVFLVREVGLTPGTVGALIAAAGSGGIVGAFAARRLMTRFGTARTILLAELGLPTLALLIPLSTISPWFYLAGAFSIGVGVVAGNVVKATFYQSYCPPDLLGRLTATSSFVNYGTIPLGALLGGTLGQFLGLTPALWITTAGIPLAGLVLLCSPIRGRRDLPTHRYDELPGPRDLSRRS
- a CDS encoding TetR/AcrR family transcriptional regulator, with product METTRVDGRLVRGDQTRRAVLRRAVDIASVDGLEGLSIGRLAKDLEISKSGLFAHFGSKEELQLATIRAARRIYADAVVTPAFAVPPGLARVWALGDRWLDYSRERVFPGGCFFAKTSHEFGARPGVVRDYLSEVNVEWMGLIEQTITEAVELGELAADVPALAFELNAFYDSANLASLLRDDHETIYGQARESIRTRLNSAAPAEIPRPW